From a single Nicotiana tabacum cultivar K326 chromosome 8, ASM71507v2, whole genome shotgun sequence genomic region:
- the LOC107802013 gene encoding protein MODIFIED TRANSPORT TO THE VACUOLE 1 codes for MDSSRRAVESYWRSRMIDAATSDEDKVTPVYKLEEISELLGSSHSSIVKEVSEFILKRLQHKSPIVKQKALRVIKYAVGKSGAEFRREMQRNSVAVRQLIHYKGQPDPLKGDSRNKAVRETAQEALSALFSSEESKPAPTETLSGRIQGFGNTNYEMPSDDKKSFLSEVVGIGSATIKQGLNTLSQSPSLKKNDTGNYRSPNLQRSLTTETDYTERYEGISSHCDGSRFSRNAASGSWSQDLQASQTETSNADSGLSSGEKTREEKLLETIATSGGVRLQPTRDALQVFLLEASKLDALALTQALESKLQSPSWQVRVKAICVLEAILRKKDDEHFGIMASYFNENKDVVVKCSESPQASLREKANKVLSLLSDGQTADSVPHVDRLARAGTPAVQMPDLIDTGNSDDLFGADDLANMQSGEGIKIASTSGAPLVDDLFGDNLGGGVTSGQQKNDDDPFADVSFHTSNEKAPLEADLFSGMTFDKSDATEVHSAVNRTGPELFDIFGPSVEVPQEPNNPRKEIHDLMNSLSLNGNDSSKKQNGSSRGTYQDMCQESTIDPHHQASNDALNSIFSSQAGGANSNPMFPLGAMQYNLPPGFVLNQSFAPQALNYNAMGNMFAQQQFFATLSSYQQLATMHPSTSASHPADSAGGYGSALPDIFNPSISNQAPTSLMNTSKKEDTKAFDFISDHLAAARDPKRVI; via the exons ATGGATTCGAGCAGGAGGGCGGTAGAGTCATATTGGAGATCGCGGATGATCGACGCAGCGACCTCGGATGAGGATAAAGTGACTCCTGTTTACAAATTGGAGGAGATCTCTGAGTTGCTTGGATCCTCTCATTCCAGTATTGTTAAAGAAGTCTCTGAGTTCATCCTCAAACGTCTCCAACACAAATCCCCTATTGTCAAGCAAAAG GCTCTGAGAGTGATCAAGTATGCCGTCGGAAAATCTGGTGCTGAGTTCAGAAGGGAGATGCAAAGGAATTCAGTGGCTGTACGTCAGTTAATTCACTACAAGGGCCAACCGGATCCGTTGAAGGGTGATTCACGCAACAAAGCAGTCCGTGAAACAGCACAGGAAGCATTATCTGCTCTATTTTCTTCAGAAGAGAGTAAACCTGCTCCCACAGAAACTCTTAGTGGTCGAATACAAGGCTTTGGTAATACCAACTATGAAATGCCATCAGATGATAAGAAGTCTTTCCTCAGTGAGGTTGTTGGTATTGGAAGTGCGACCATAAAACAAGGACTTAATACTCTTTCACAATCTCCATCCCTGAAAAAGAATGATACTGGAAATTACAGGAGTCCAAATCTTCAGAGATCATTGACAACAGAAACTGACTACACAGAGAGATATGAAGGGATTTCTTCTCACTGTGACGGTTCTCGGTTTTCAAGAAATGCTGCTTCTGGAAGTTGGAGTCAAGATCTTCAAGCATCTCAGACTGAAACATCCAATGCAGATTCAGGTTTGAGTTCTGGTGAAAAGACCCGAGAAGAGAAGTTGTTAGAAACTATTGCAACATCTGGTGGAGTTCGTCTGCAGCCAACTCGGGATGCACTTCAGGTTTTCCTTCTGGAGGCGTCAAAATTAGATGCTTTGGCTTTGACTCAAGCCCTTGAATCAAAACTGCAATCACCGTCGTGGCAG GTTCGTGTGAAAGCAATCTGTGTCCTCGAGGCTATCTTGAGGAAAAAAGATGACGAGCACTTTGGTATTATGGCATCTTATTTCAATGAAAATAAAGATGTTGTGGTGAAATGCTCTGAATCTCCCCAAGCATCATTAAGAGAAAAGGCAAACAAA GTCTTAAGTCTTCTGAGTGATGGACAAACAGCTGATTCTGTGCCTCATGTAGATAGGTTAGCAAGGGCTGGTACCCCTGCTGTTCAGATGCCCGACTTGATAGACACAGGTAATTCTGATGATCTGTTTGGAGCAGATGATTTAGCAAATATGCAGAGTGGTGAAGGGATAAAAATTGCATCCACCTCTGGCGCCCCTCTGGTTGATGATCTATTTGGAGACAATTTGGGTGGCGGCGTGACTTCCGGCCAGCAGAAAAATGATGATGACCCCTTTGCTGATGTCTCATTTCACACCAGTAATGAGAAGGCGCCGCTTGAAGCTGATCTATTTTCTGGAATGACATTTGACAAATCAGATGCTACTGAAGTCCATTCGGCTGTCAATAGAACTGGACCTGAATTGTTTGACATCTTTGGTCCCAGTGTTGAAGTTCCCCAGGAACCCAATAATCCTAGAAAGGAGATTCATGATTTAATGAATAGTCTTTCTTTGAATGGGAATGACTCATCTAAGAAGCAGAATGGCAGCTCAAGGGGAACCTATCAGGATATGTGTCAAGAGTCCACTATTGATCCTCATCATCAGGCTTCGAATGATGCCTTGAACAGCATATTTTCCTCCCAGGCTGGTGGAGCAAATTCAAATCCCATGTTTCCTTTGGGTGCTATGCAGTATAACTTGCCTCCTGGCTTCGTATTGAATCAATCATTTGCTCCTCAGGCTCTAAACTATAATGCCATGGGTAACATGTTTGCTCAACAGCAGTTCTTTGCAACACTTTCCAGTTACCAGCAATTAGCTACCATGCACCCATCCACTAGTGCTAGTCATCCTGCTGATTCTGCTGGAGGTTATGGTTCAGCTCTTCCCGATATCTTCAATCCTAGCATTTCTAATCAAGCTCCTACTTCCTTGATGAACACTTCAAAGAAAGAAGATACAAAAGCATTTGATTTTATCTCG GATCATTTGGCTGCAGCTCGTGATCCAAAGAGGGTGATTTGA